The following proteins are co-located in the Haloarcula marismortui ATCC 43049 genome:
- a CDS encoding NAD-dependent epimerase/dehydratase family protein — protein MPESVAVTGGNGRIGKHVLDHLTTAGYRTVNLSRGKCDEAHSDAYIKTDLLDAGELYGALAKSDADTVVHLGMIPTPDQTPGYRTYESNVMSSYHVLEAAGELGIDTVALASSFSAIGGGFEPDLITVDYLPIDEDHRLTPSNPYAMGKQTLEIAADGFARRSTDAPETITSLRFPWVVDDDLAQETFVEADRTLAGLRNSDHFHTQRNTLCGYVHVTDAVALVEAAIEASFAGHERLWVSAPDTSAETPSAELAAELYSDADYRGQTGDDGSPYTALIDTTKAERLLGWEPTWNWRQLA, from the coding sequence ATGCCTGAATCGGTCGCCGTCACCGGTGGCAACGGCCGCATTGGCAAGCACGTCCTCGACCATCTGACCACAGCCGGGTATCGAACGGTCAACCTCTCCCGTGGCAAGTGCGACGAGGCACACTCGGACGCGTACATCAAGACGGACCTGCTCGATGCGGGCGAGCTGTACGGTGCACTCGCAAAGAGCGATGCCGACACTGTCGTCCACCTCGGAATGATTCCCACGCCCGACCAGACGCCGGGATACCGGACCTACGAGAGCAACGTCATGTCCAGCTATCATGTGTTGGAGGCCGCTGGCGAACTGGGAATCGACACGGTTGCGCTGGCGTCGAGTTTCAGCGCTATTGGCGGCGGGTTCGAACCGGACCTGATAACAGTCGACTACCTTCCGATTGACGAGGACCACCGACTCACGCCATCGAACCCGTATGCAATGGGGAAGCAGACACTGGAGATCGCCGCCGACGGGTTCGCTCGCCGGAGTACGGACGCGCCGGAGACCATCACATCGCTTCGGTTCCCGTGGGTCGTTGACGATGACCTGGCTCAGGAGACGTTTGTCGAGGCCGACCGTACCCTCGCCGGACTCCGGAACTCTGACCATTTCCACACCCAGCGCAACACGCTCTGTGGCTATGTCCACGTCACAGACGCCGTTGCGCTCGTTGAGGCAGCCATCGAGGCGTCGTTCGCTGGCCACGAGCGGCTCTGGGTATCGGCTCCAGACACCAGCGCTGAGACACCGAGCGCTGAACTCGCGGCGGAGCTGTACTCCGACGCTGACTACCGGGGCCAAACGGGCGACGACGGAAGCCCCTACACGGCGCTCATTGACACGACGAAAGCTGAGCGGCTGCTTGGCTGGGAACCGACCTGGAACTGGCGACAACTGGCGTGA
- a CDS encoding NAD(P)H-binding protein has translation MRVLVMGATGFIGRRLVRALDDAGHDVVAFSRSASEESFPEGVEPFEGDLGEPDSLDGLCDDIDVAYYLIHSLTSENFAELDRRYARRFADSASAAGVDRVVYLSGISGDEENLSPHLASRREVESVLAEGSFDLTVLRAAVIIGPESASFRIVDDLTDRLPLMLVPKWVRTPCQPIGVDDAISYLVELLDADETRGETYDIGGPSVWSYESLLKLTAAEKGKRVFIVPVPVMTPGLSSHWLRFTTDVQYAIARPLAESMRNPVTVDPEMDLQDAVPIDQTPIKDAVRKALAGA, from the coding sequence ATGCGTGTGCTCGTTATGGGTGCGACCGGATTCATTGGACGGCGACTGGTTCGTGCCCTGGACGACGCAGGCCACGATGTGGTGGCGTTCTCCCGGAGCGCGAGCGAAGAGTCCTTTCCCGAGGGGGTTGAACCGTTTGAGGGCGACCTCGGCGAACCGGACTCTCTTGATGGCCTCTGTGATGATATCGATGTCGCGTATTATCTTATCCATTCGCTCACCTCCGAGAACTTCGCTGAGTTAGACCGTCGCTACGCCCGTCGGTTCGCGGACTCCGCGTCGGCTGCGGGCGTCGACAGAGTTGTCTATCTCAGCGGCATCAGCGGCGACGAGGAGAATCTCTCGCCACATCTGGCGTCGCGGCGCGAAGTCGAATCGGTGCTGGCGGAGGGGTCGTTCGACCTGACAGTGCTCCGGGCGGCGGTCATCATCGGCCCGGAGAGCGCGAGCTTCCGGATCGTCGACGACCTGACCGACCGCCTGCCGCTGATGCTCGTTCCCAAGTGGGTCCGAACGCCGTGTCAGCCCATCGGCGTCGACGACGCTATCAGCTACCTCGTGGAGTTACTCGATGCCGACGAGACCCGTGGCGAGACCTACGACATCGGCGGGCCATCGGTGTGGTCCTACGAGTCGCTGCTGAAACTTACCGCCGCCGAGAAGGGCAAGCGGGTGTTTATTGTTCCCGTGCCAGTGATGACGCCGGGCCTGTCCTCGCACTGGCTTCGATTCACGACAGACGTACAGTACGCCATCGCTCGGCCGCTGGCCGAGAGTATGCGGAACCCGGTCACGGTCGACCCGGAAATGGACCTGCAGGATGCCGTGCCAATCGACCAGACGCCGATCAAGGACGCCGTTCGGAAGGCGCTTGCTGGGGCGTGA
- a CDS encoding 2Fe-2S iron-sulfur cluster-binding protein produces the protein MVELVGLAAGATLTLIVVALHYAKGTGWEAPEDISQEVLEQRAATVPETDFAEPYNRSIGGGGAVAIPAGEAEGELGEGEAVEEEDEGFDPDDIADDEVEYYEIEFAKEGETIEVANNETILDAGEEEGWDLPYACREGQCISCAGHIEDGPATDHIRHSNNDSLMDDDMEEGYCLTCVAYPTSEFTIETGESP, from the coding sequence ATGGTAGAACTCGTTGGACTCGCCGCCGGGGCCACGCTCACCCTGATAGTGGTCGCGCTCCACTACGCCAAAGGGACCGGTTGGGAGGCACCGGAAGACATCTCCCAGGAGGTCCTTGAGCAGCGGGCCGCGACAGTCCCCGAGACTGACTTTGCGGAGCCGTACAACCGCTCTATCGGTGGTGGCGGTGCCGTAGCGATTCCGGCTGGTGAGGCCGAAGGCGAACTTGGCGAAGGTGAAGCGGTCGAAGAAGAAGACGAAGGCTTCGACCCCGACGACATCGCCGACGACGAGGTCGAGTACTACGAAATCGAATTCGCCAAGGAAGGCGAGACAATCGAGGTCGCCAACAACGAGACGATTCTCGACGCCGGCGAAGAGGAAGGCTGGGACCTTCCCTACGCTTGCCGCGAAGGCCAGTGTATCTCCTGTGCCGGCCACATTGAGGACGGCCCGGCGACGGACCACATTCGCCACAGCAACAACGACTCGCTGATGGATGACGACATGGAAGAGGGGTACTGCCTGACCTGTGTCGCGTACCCGACCAGCGAGTTCACTATCGAGACCGGCGAGTCACCCTGA